A region from the Aquimarina sp. ERC-38 genome encodes:
- a CDS encoding inositol-3-phosphate synthase: MKKKEQTAPQKMGVAIIGLGGAVATTAIAGSLLLKKGIHSKAGLPLAEFDHFDLAEYENIVFRGWDLYDLNLHEAACHHGVLSKEQLKEVESELSGIKPWPAISNKEFCEGVALEDEDTSRSLSKQVECIIEDIQSFEAELGAPVVIINLASTEHAIDMENPAFQTLKSFETALEEDSKEISPAMLYAYAAIKNGNPYANFTPSVAVDIPALIEFAETKNVPVGGKDGKTGQTYIKTVIAPSLRARALKVDGWFSTNILGNRDGKALDKPKSLQSKLNTKGTVLDSCLNYPVENHVVHIHYYKPRGDNKEAWDNIDVSGFLDHKMQIKVNFLCKDSILAAPLVIEIARCLELAQRKEEGGILKELGVFFKSPLTPEGEEIEHRFDIQQQELLTWLEYLQTRESISVDQKKEEDVTNEVLV, translated from the coding sequence ATGAAGAAGAAGGAACAAACAGCACCTCAAAAAATGGGTGTAGCTATTATTGGACTAGGAGGTGCGGTAGCAACCACTGCCATTGCAGGATCTTTATTACTAAAAAAAGGGATTCACTCTAAAGCAGGCTTACCCCTGGCAGAATTTGATCATTTTGACCTTGCCGAATATGAAAATATAGTATTCAGAGGCTGGGATTTATATGACTTGAACCTGCATGAAGCAGCATGTCATCATGGGGTATTGAGTAAAGAACAATTAAAAGAAGTAGAAAGTGAACTGTCCGGGATCAAACCATGGCCTGCCATTTCAAACAAGGAGTTTTGTGAAGGTGTTGCCCTGGAAGATGAAGACACTTCCAGATCCTTATCAAAACAGGTAGAATGTATCATTGAAGACATTCAATCATTTGAAGCAGAATTAGGTGCACCGGTTGTAATTATCAACCTGGCATCTACGGAACATGCTATTGATATGGAAAATCCTGCGTTTCAGACCTTAAAAAGTTTTGAGACCGCCCTGGAAGAGGATAGTAAAGAAATCTCTCCGGCTATGTTATATGCCTATGCAGCAATTAAAAACGGAAATCCGTACGCTAACTTTACACCTAGCGTAGCGGTAGATATTCCTGCATTAATTGAATTTGCAGAAACTAAAAATGTACCAGTAGGAGGTAAGGACGGTAAAACCGGTCAAACCTATATTAAAACAGTAATCGCACCTTCGTTAAGAGCAAGGGCGCTTAAAGTAGACGGTTGGTTCTCTACCAATATTTTGGGTAACCGTGATGGAAAAGCATTGGATAAACCAAAATCCTTACAATCCAAACTGAACACCAAAGGAACCGTGCTGGATTCTTGTTTAAATTACCCGGTAGAAAATCATGTAGTACATATCCATTACTACAAGCCTAGAGGAGACAACAAAGAAGCCTGGGATAATATTGATGTAAGCGGTTTCTTAGATCATAAAATGCAGATCAAAGTAAACTTTTTATGTAAAGACTCCATTCTTGCCGCACCTTTAGTGATTGAAATCGCAAGATGTCTCGAACTTGCTCAAAGAAAAGAAGAAGGCGGTATTTTAAAAGAACTGGGTGTATTCTTTAAATCCCCATTAACTCCCGAAGGTGAAGAGATAGAACACAGATTTGACATTCAACAACAAGAATTGCTTACCTGGTTAGAATATTTACAAACCAGGGAATCTATTAGTGTGGATCAAAAAAAAGAAGAAGATGTAACTAACGAAGTATTAGTATAA